From the genome of Cytobacillus firmus, one region includes:
- the remA gene encoding extracellular matrix/biofilm regulator RemA has protein sequence MSIKLINIGFGNIVSANRIISIVSPESAPIKRIIQDARDRGSLIDATYGRRTRAVIVMDSDHVILSAVQPETVAHRLNDRDEIIEEG, from the coding sequence ATGTCAATTAAGCTGATCAATATCGGTTTTGGCAATATTGTATCTGCCAACCGGATTATATCAATAGTCAGTCCCGAATCTGCTCCTATAAAACGGATTATTCAGGACGCGCGGGACCGGGGCTCTTTAATAGATGCTACATATGGCAGGCGCACCCGTGCTGTTATCGTTATGGACAGTGACCATGTCATTTTGTCTGCGGTCCAGCCGGAAACCGTCGCACACCGATTAAATGACCGTGATGAAATTATTGAGGAAGGGTAG